A single Drechmeria coniospora strain ARSEF 6962 chromosome 03, whole genome shotgun sequence DNA region contains:
- a CDS encoding mucin has protein sequence MPYNTRRKSLSLPSLGIHIPMTHAARAAASKSAGRLSLPASSSSHSSDARARSPDSHPSKRLKKSHDGPVAASADAVVEHTPPPSPKPAASIEMADAGVVPKIDLASINDDIVEASVVQLRSTANRPHLIKELATVLSQSLTSVQQSANPCAIISSRLTSFMKRPCWSSSKPCPLAKELETVHPRRTYFFLTTCPRQSLPDPGIAQPATPAVAVVTPSVSLTDDSGSDDVESRRRILSPSPEIDLSAPEFDDADDMTMPMALVGSFKTRHLKHSRDMRHDSPPLERDEREFTQTADVLQRRKLSKEAPAPDAVERNSAVEYGYRDDVWFGDTRLGATTAFLMSPAMKPSVQFSVRKEDEADQWLKFHEMIQWEHGAETIEIDELDGLFDGC, from the exons ATGCCGTACAACACGCGCCGAAAGTCGCTCTCCCTGCCCAGCCTGGGCATCCACATCCCCATGACGCACGCCGCCCGTGCCGCTGCCTCCAAGAGCGCTGGTCGCCTGTCCCTGcccgcatcctcgtcgtcgcacTCGTCCGACGCCCGCGCCCGGTCGCCCGATTCACATCCGAGCAAGCGCCTGAAAAAGTCCCACGAtggccccgtcgccgcctcggccgacgccgtcgtcgagcacacgccgcctccctcgccgaaACCGGCGGCCAGCATAGagatggccgacgccggcgtcgtgccCAAGATCGACCTCGCCAGCATcaacgacgacatcgtcgaGGCCTCCGTCGTCCAGCTTCGGTCGACGGCCAACCGACCCCATCTGATCAAGGAGCTCGCCACCGTCCTGTCCCAGTCGCTGACGTCGGTCCAACA ATCGGCGAACCCGTGCGCCATCATCTCCTCCCGCCTCACCTCCTTCATGAAGCGCCCCTGCTGGTCTTCGTCGAAACCCTGCCCGCTCgccaaggagctcgagaCGGTTCACCCCCGCCGAACCTACTTCTTCCTCACGACGTGCCCGCGCCAGTCGCTGCCCGACCCCGGCATCGCCCAACCCGCgacgcccgccgtcgccgtcgtcacgcccTCGGTCTCCCTGACGGACGACTCGGGCTCCGACGATGTCGAATCCCGCCGCAGGATCCTGAGCCCGTCGCCCGAGATCGACCTGTCGGCTCCCGagttcgacgacgccgacgacatgaCCATGCCCATggccctcgtcggctccTTCAAGACGCGCCACCTGAAGCATTCGAGAGACATGCGCCACGATTCCCCGCCCCTCGAGAGGGACGAGCGCGAGTTCACCCAGACGGCCGACGTGCTGCAGAGACGCAAGCTGAGCAAGGAGGCGCCCGcccccgacgccgtcgagcgaaactcggccgtcgagtaCGGCTACCGGGACGACGTGTGGTTCGGCGACACCCGCCTCggcgccacgacggcctTCCTCATGAGCCCGGCCATGAAACCGAGCGTGCAGTTCAGCGTGCGCAaggaagacgaggccgaccAGTGGCTCAAGTTTCACGAGATGATCCAGTGGGAGCACGGCGCCGAGACCATCGAaatcgacgagctcgacggtcTGTTCGACGGCTGCTAG